The following are encoded together in the Bradyrhizobium genosp. L genome:
- a CDS encoding MFS transporter: MVDKKNIIRLIVATSIGNALEWYDISVYAYFAVYISKAFFPANDPTTSLLLTFGTFGLSFLIRPIGGVMLGAYADRHGRKASLMLSIVLMTLGTLALALMPAYATIGIVAPVAVILARLVQGFSAGGEFGSSTAFLVEHMPERRGFVASWQFASQGVSGLLGAGFGALLTSLMAPGDLQSWGWRLPFLFGVLIGPVGLYIRNNVEDATPPPAEKLQSPVVEVFARQKLATVLAIGALAVSTAVNYLIVYMPTYVVKTLNLAPSVGFIASFAAQTAVALLAPIAGIVSDRIGRTTHMIFFALVLLVSIFPAFLLLTGKPTPSIILLGVLWLGVLKTLYYGPLAALMSELFPPATRATGLGLSYNIGVTVFGGMGPVIMTWLGGFAAIGELAPGYYLTAVCILSLWALVTIRRMRLA, encoded by the coding sequence GTGGTTGACAAGAAAAACATCATCCGCCTGATCGTCGCCACCTCGATCGGCAACGCGCTCGAATGGTACGACATCTCGGTCTATGCCTATTTCGCGGTTTACATCTCCAAGGCGTTCTTTCCGGCCAATGATCCGACCACCTCGCTGCTGCTGACCTTCGGCACGTTCGGCCTCTCGTTCCTGATCCGGCCGATCGGCGGCGTCATGCTCGGCGCCTATGCCGACCGCCACGGCCGCAAGGCCTCGCTGATGCTCTCGATCGTGCTGATGACGCTGGGGACGCTCGCGCTGGCGCTGATGCCGGCCTATGCGACGATCGGCATCGTGGCGCCGGTCGCCGTGATCCTGGCGCGGCTGGTGCAGGGATTCTCCGCTGGCGGAGAATTCGGCTCGTCGACTGCGTTCCTGGTCGAGCACATGCCGGAGCGGCGCGGCTTTGTCGCGAGCTGGCAGTTCGCGAGCCAGGGCGTCAGCGGCCTGCTCGGCGCGGGCTTCGGCGCGCTGTTGACCTCGTTGATGGCGCCGGGGGACCTGCAATCCTGGGGCTGGCGGCTGCCGTTCCTGTTCGGCGTCCTGATCGGCCCGGTCGGCCTCTACATCCGCAACAATGTCGAGGATGCAACGCCGCCGCCGGCGGAAAAGCTGCAGTCACCGGTGGTGGAGGTGTTCGCGCGGCAGAAGCTCGCCACGGTGCTTGCCATCGGCGCGCTCGCGGTCTCGACCGCGGTCAATTACCTCATCGTCTACATGCCGACCTATGTCGTGAAGACGCTGAACCTCGCGCCCTCGGTCGGCTTCATTGCCTCGTTCGCCGCGCAGACCGCGGTGGCGCTGCTGGCGCCGATCGCCGGCATCGTCTCCGACCGGATCGGACGCACCACGCATATGATCTTCTTCGCACTGGTGCTGCTGGTCTCGATCTTCCCGGCCTTCCTGCTGCTCACCGGCAAGCCGACGCCATCTATCATCCTGCTCGGCGTGCTCTGGCTCGGCGTCCTCAAGACGCTCTATTACGGACCGCTCGCCGCGCTGATGTCGGAGCTGTTCCCGCCGGCGACGCGCGCCACCGGGCTCGGCCTCAGCTACAATATCGGCGTCACCGTGTTCGGCGGCATGGGGCCTGTCATCATGACCTGGCTGGGCGGCTTTGCTGCGATCGGCGAACTCGCGCCGGGTTATTACCTCACCGCGGTCTGCATCCTCAGTCTCTGGGCGCTCGTCACCATCCGCAGGATGCGGCTGGCATAG
- a CDS encoding IclR family transcriptional regulator, translated as MNASTTATARASRKRLAPDPGQPDKFNAIQKVCAILRVLAQRSPLRLTDIADATSLNKATALRILNSLIREGFVTRVTGAKTYELGQEARVMAVGARRSVDIAELAQPSLLRLCERSADTALLSVRSGVEALYLARSVGSNPLQPNYLQIGSRRPLGVGAGALALLVWLPDAEIEAVIEVIVPRLEKSPRITPKFLRERIAVARKIGHTVLIDAAFPGMGGVGVPVRDDAGEVVAALSIGAASDRIRRREAELAEMLKKEAQVLARALAQAPKNGRAGKIG; from the coding sequence ATGAACGCGTCGACGACTGCGACCGCACGGGCGAGCCGGAAGAGGCTGGCGCCGGACCCGGGACAGCCCGACAAGTTCAACGCAATCCAGAAGGTCTGCGCGATCCTGCGCGTGCTGGCGCAGCGCTCGCCGCTGCGGCTGACCGACATCGCCGACGCCACGTCGCTGAACAAGGCGACTGCGCTGCGCATCCTCAACTCGCTGATCCGGGAGGGCTTCGTCACCCGGGTCACCGGGGCCAAGACCTACGAGCTCGGGCAGGAGGCGCGGGTGATGGCGGTCGGCGCGCGCCGCTCGGTCGACATCGCGGAGCTGGCGCAGCCGAGCCTGTTGCGGTTGTGCGAGCGCTCGGCGGATACCGCGCTGCTCTCGGTGCGCTCCGGCGTCGAGGCGCTCTATCTGGCGCGCTCGGTCGGCAGCAATCCGCTGCAGCCGAATTATCTGCAGATCGGCAGCCGCCGTCCGCTCGGCGTCGGTGCCGGCGCACTCGCGCTTTTGGTCTGGCTGCCGGACGCCGAGATCGAGGCCGTGATCGAGGTGATCGTGCCGCGGCTGGAGAAGTCGCCGCGGATCACGCCGAAATTCCTGCGCGAGCGGATCGCAGTCGCGCGCAAGATCGGCCACACCGTGCTGATCGACGCCGCGTTTCCCGGCATGGGCGGCGTCGGCGTGCCGGTTCGCGACGATGCCGGCGAGGTGGTGGCCGCACTCTCGATCGGCGCAGCGTCCGACCGCATCCGACGCCGCGAGGCCGAACTCGCCGAGATGCTGAAGAAGGAAGCCCAGGTGCTGGCCCGCGCGCTGGCGCAGGCGCCGAAGAACGGCCGCGCGGGCAAGATCGGCTGA